The Pseudanabaena sp. PCC 6802 genomic interval AATGCCGGAACGATTTCCTTAGCATCAAGTCCGTCGCGATTAAACCGATCGATCAGTGCTGCTACCGCCGTTGCTCTTTCAACGGGATTGTTAGATTCTAGAGATTTTGTAGAATCAACCTCATCTGATGATGAAGGTAGCTTAACCGCGCTACTGGACTTGGATTTTGCGCTATCTGAAATCTTATCTTGACCCAGGAAAGTAAAAACTGGAATGTTGCGTACATATACAGTGGCTGCATTGTACCCGTTTTTGGGGTGTGGATGGATGCGGGTCAATACACCCTGCGAGCGTACCATTGACTGAGAGCGAGTTTCACCGACTTTAAGCACAGATGTAGAAGGGGAAACTGCTTCAGGCTGGGCGGTGGACTCTGATTCTGCTTGAACTGGAGCGTGCGAGTAACCAAAACCGATGGTTAGGGCTGAGATAAGAGCTGAGATCGCCCAGCCCCAATTTTTCTTAACCATAATAATTAAGTCAATCTTTCAATAAACTGCAATGAGTAAGGAGTTCGTTTAGACTTAGAGCCTTTAAACTCACTCAGTAGAACTTTTGGGGTTGACCTGAAATAACGTACCACTTTTTTGAACTTAAGCGATCGCCTAAAAGCAAAAAATGGTGCATTTTTGAGCATAAATACGCATAAATATTCCTAAAGATATATTTTTCAGGTACGATCTACGTGCATCGATGCAGTGCTAAAAAGTACCCAATGGCAGAGATTTCCAGTCAAGAATTAATCGAAATGTTGAAGGCAGGTCGGGATCTAGAAGGTCTCGATCTGTCCTGGATCGATTTGCACGAGATCGACCTCCAGGGGGTTAATTTGCGTAATGTTAATTTAGAGGGCGCAGATTTATTTAACGCTAATCTGGCAAATGCAAACTTAGCAGGTGCCAATCTCTATGGCGCGTATCTATTTGGCGCTAATTTGCAAAATGCCGATCTCAGCCACGCCAATCTAACACGGGCAGATCTAGAGCAAGCTAACCTAGCGGGAGCCAATTTAACAGGAACGGTCACGATCGGCGCTAACTTGCAAGGAGCCAGTCTTTGACAGGTTTATGTCATTTCATACCATCGGGTAACCCAATTGGGGGATGGTACGGAGCATTTACAGCATGTAACCTGAAGTCATTGAAGCCTTAAACTGACTGCACCCAGCAAAATCACTGCTGGGTCTTTTCATGGGAATTTACCAATAATTTGCAGGGGCGAACGACCTACGGTCGTTCGCCCCTGCAAATACTAAATCCATTCATCATCGTCATCGTCGTAGGTAACGCGGGTGTTAGGACGACGAGGTGATGCGTCTTTAGAGCGGCGGCTGTTTTTGTTGGCGATGCTGCCGATACTGTCTAAAAGTCCGCCAAACAAGTCTTCATCGTCCTCATCTTCGTACTCCGGTTTGTCATAGAGTTCGCGGGACAGAGCATAGACAGCTTCCTGCAGTTCTGACTGCGAGCGATCTATGCGATAGTCATCTTCTTTAGCGATCGCATCTTTCAGATTTCGTATTAACGTCTCAATCTCTTTACGCCGCTCGTAGCTGAGTTGATAGCCAAAGTTCAACGCTAATTCCTTGAGTTGGCGTTCGGAATTGATGACCAGGTTATCGGCACGGTTCATCTTTTCGATGCGTTCGCGGCGGGCGCGATCGCGTTCGGCATATTGCTCGGCATCGTCAATCATGCGTTCTACTTCCCTTTGGTTGAGCGTAGAAGCTCCCTTAATCGTGATGCGTCGTTCCACACCTGTACGGCGATCGGATGCTGTTACTGCGAGCATCCCATCGGCATTTAGATCGAATACCACATCCACCTGAGTCATCCCGCGCGGTTGCGGGGCTAAGCCGCTGAGTTTAAACCTACCGAGCGATTTATTGTGTTCCGCTAAGTCTCGTTCGCCTTGCACGATGTGAATCTCAACCGACGTTTGATTATCCTCTGCTGTGGTAAATAAATCGGTTTTGCGAGTGGGGATTGTCGTATTGCGGGGAATTAACTTGTTCACGATACCGCCAAAGGTTTCCACTCCTAGCGACAGCGGCGTGACATCGAGTAATAATACGTCCTTGATTTCACCGGAGAGAATACCCGCTTGCACAGCAGCGCCTACCGCAACTACTTCATCTGGATTCACTCCCTGATTGGGTTTCTTGC includes:
- a CDS encoding pentapeptide repeat-containing protein, which produces MAEISSQELIEMLKAGRDLEGLDLSWIDLHEIDLQGVNLRNVNLEGADLFNANLANANLAGANLYGAYLFGANLQNADLSHANLTRADLEQANLAGANLTGTVTIGANLQGASL